TTTAGATATAAACGTCTTCGAACATTGAATTTTGCATCTTTGGGCGTAACAGATTTCTTGATATTTAATTTGATCACCCTGTAACTACTACTATTTTTGTTCGATCCAGATACCCAATTTTTTTGGCGAAGTAGTTTCCATTTTTTGAGTCAGATAGCGCCATTTTGCATATCGATACTGCAGGCATCTATTCGCATTCAggctctgtgtgtttgtgataatTCTGAGACAATTTAATGCATCCGTAGTATTTTCAGTCGAATTATAATACGGTTTTGTCTTTAATTTTTgtggaaattattaaaaattaaggaACGGTCTGAGAGAAAAGACTGTTCGAGTTCAGTTTGTTAAACGTAATGGAAGAGACGGAAAAGTTTTATCCCACGATCGAATCGAGAAGCGGAATTGTTTGATTTCGCGGCTGAATCACGAGAGTTGTTTTATGTAACGTAGCATCTATCAACCGCGAGTGTGTTACGTGGATTTAACAGGGTGTTAAACGAACTTTAATTGAATAATGTTGGACGTCGCAATTCCTCGGCGACGCGAGAAATTGGCCAAGACATCTTTGTTTCATAAAAGTTCGAGAACGCCTTTTCGTTAACAAATCAAATTTTCTTCAGCAACTAACAGTATTCTTATTATTCCATTCTACTCTGTTTCTTCGATCTATGAGTATAGAAATTATATACGCCTGGTTTTTGCTTCCTTTGCTCAATAATATTTTTCTTGGAATTAATTAGCAACTCGTAGTCGGGTAATTAGCATGTTTAATGTACCGATGCAGTATGTGGTTCTGATCGGGGTTATAGAACTTTAAAAATTACAGATAAATAATCCTCGATCGCTCGATTTAAATCCCCTTGATCTTTTTCTTTGACGATTCTTCAAAAGCCCTGGCAAGTAACACAAATAAACGAATACTTccgagaatattaatttgtttatgAGTACTTTGTTCCTCCATTTGGCGAGTACTATCTATCTTCCAAGTCGTGACCCTCTTTAACCTCcttaaatatacagagtgttcagccacacctgggaaaaattttaataagggattctcgaggccaaagtaagacgaaaatcaagaataccaattcgttgatggaggcttcgttaaaaagttaaaacaattaaattcaaatttttcaaatcgttatgaaaaaaatattttcggttgtgggggctaattacaatcatttttggtgaatagacgtacctccgaaatcctacccactttcgagaaaaaaaatcgggtaggtattAAAATTTTACGATGATAAAACaatttctcaaatcgttctaaaaaaattattttcggttgtgaggatcaattacagtcatttttagtcattagacataccctcgaaatcctacccattttcgagaaaaaaattcgagaagctgtgaaatttttcgacgaaattaaaatatttcgaatcgttctgaaaaaattattttcggttgtgaggatcaattacagtcatttttagtcattagacataccctcgaaatcctacccattttcgaaaaaaaaattcgagaagctgtgaaatttttcgacgaaattaaaatatttcgaatcgttctgaaaaaaatattgttagctgtggggatcaattacaatcatttttaatcattagacataccctcgaaatcctacccattttcgagaaaaaaattcgagaagctgtgaaatttttcgacgaaattgaaatatttcgaatcgttctgaaaaaaatattgttagctgtggggatcaattacaaacatttttagtcattagacataccctcgaaatcctacccattttcgagaaaaaaattcgagaaggtgtgaaatttttcgacgaaattaaaatatttcgaatcgttctaaaaaaattattttcggttgtgaggatcaattacagtcatttttagtcattagacatacgctcgaaatcctacccattttcgagaaaaaaattcgagaagctgtgaaatttttcgacgaaattaaaacatttcgaatcgttctgaaaaaaatattgttagctgtggggatcaattacaaacatttttagtcattagacataccctcgaaatcctacccatttcttagaaaaaaattcgagaaggtactgaaatttttagacgaaattaaaaaatttcaaatcatactaaaaaaattatatttcgttacaggggtcaattacaatcatttttagtcattatacataccctcgaaattctacgcattttcgagaaaaaaattcagtatgggcggaactttaaacgttaatagctttttaacaaagcctccattaacaaattggtattcttgattttcgtcttattttggtctctagaatcccccattaaaatttttcccaggcgtagcgaaacaccttgtatataaacATAACTTCTCAGCTGCGaacgacgagtatactcgtcacgaAGGAACGATGCAAGCTTCGTAGCTAAGAGGTTAATATATGGCGACCTTGCCTTGGCGGGGAACTAAAAAAAAAGTGTCGACAAAGATCAAAGAAACATAAAGCGATGACACAATGATTGTACGCTCGAGTGTTACACGCGGGTCGACCACACGTTGAATTTTCCACACGGGGTATCGCAATGTTTACCTCTTGGCGCGAGTGGAGAGGGAGATAGAGGCTTGGTAGTCGAGTTAAGCCGTATCGTTAACCAGTCGCACACAACCGTCGAGGAAGTGCGGGAGTCCTCTGCCTGAGCTgtgtactttcgcgtctttttttttatcgcctCGCGCTTTAATTACGGCCGTGACCTCGCCTTCAACAACGTATACGCGACGCGAGACCGTTTTTCTCGATCCGCGCTAAAGTGCTCGTTCGAGCAGTACGAAACGTACGTGAAACGCCCATGGGCGTTGGACCAGCGTGCTCCGCGAACGCAACGAACGAAGTCCCGCACGGAGGAGTTACTAACCTCAAATCGGGGGGAAGAAACACGATCGAACGTTACCGATAACGTTGCCACGACGATGTAAACGCGTAGCAAGATCGTTCGAGGACACACGAGTCATGAGATATCCGTAACGATCGATATTCTCGATCTTATCGaggatttattttgtattctatAATAATCGGGAGTACGGTGTAATCGCGATTGATATAAGCACCGTATGGAATGGTTGTTCGTTTGGAagacggacgcgatcgcggcgtATTAATTAATGGAAAAAGCTATTCCGTAGTTTCCGCGGAAGGCACGAGAGACCCCTCGTTCGCGTAACTCATTGTCTGCGGCGGATACACTCGTCATTTGCGTAGACGGCTAAAGTGCCCCGGTGTACGTCAGCGTGGACGCGTTGGCCCTGAATGGCGGAAAAGAGGAAGAGGAACGACGCTAGGTTGGGAAATGGAGCGAAGCGATCCATTCGCGCCGCGACGGACTTGGATCGACGATGTTCGGCCACGTGCGCCGTCGACCGTTCGATGATTCATTGGTTTAAGTGGTCTGGTTAATGGGGTCCGCCTTGCCTCGAAGTCCTAAAAATTCCGCGATATACGAGACGTTTTTCTCATCGAGAAACCCGGTGACTTTGGGCCTCGAATATCGTCTACTCATTATAATAGGAAAACTACGTTATGGATTTGTCGAAAGATCGCGTAGAAATTTTTCTCGTAACGCTATCAGAAGCATACATCTAACCCACTTTTCTCCTTTCACATCGTTTGGAAATAGATCGCCAACAGGCCACATCTTTATCGTCTGGTGAAACACAACTCGATcagattttgtttttttttttcgaatggCTTGGTAATTTCAACATTTACGTACGCGCTGATCgatataaatacaatttttcttgGACGTCGACGACTGTCATCTCAAAATAGCAGCGACCACTTGCATCATCCATTGTAggaaaaatttgtatttctcATGAAAGTATAATCATAGATGTGCAAAATCCACTAGGTGTGCCTATTCTCTACTGGCCGCTATTGCAAAAGTACAGTCATTTCCGGTATGTTTTTACATCGCTATAATTATGTCATTATACACATGAAATGTCATTGTGTTGCAAGACACTGTGCCTCAAGGCAAAGGCCAAGTAGAATTAACAAATTTTTTGCAAGTTTCTTTTTCACAATGTTTCTTTTCTTCTTAGAAGCTCTTGGACCATTGCCATAACGTTCCAGGTTTGAGAAACGTTCCAAAGCGAAGATAACACGGTACATTGTCGATATAATTGCACATTGTCCATATTGTCAAATCCGGCgtgccagtctcatactttggcgacTATAAACGCAAATCGCGTCGATTTTTTCCATTTCCGTATAATACGTTATGAAAGTTCCAAGAAATTTATGAACCCTCTATAACAATATTAATAATAGAAACGGTATCGAATCAATAGTATCAGACCCTAATTTATAATTCGGTATCGAATAGTATCAAACATTTAGTTACAAAATTAGCGATCGATATCCACTTGACGCTTCGTGAAAACATTGATAGCCATTCGATTCGACAACATCGTTAAATACACATTAATAGCGTGTCGCGGTAAATACTTCGATGGTCTTCAACGaaccaatttaaatttaaattttaaactccTACAGTTTTTCTCGAATCCAAATGAAATTTCGATTTCAAGACTCGAACCAGACAGACccctgaaaaatttaagcagaCACGAGATCGGCCATTCGCGATTCGTCGACGTCCTCGAGGCAATttctttttcggtttggagtcgGGCCAAGACACGGTTCGAACTTGCGAGCACAGAGGTTCCGAGTCGTCTGTATAGAGATCGACTGTTCTTTTTTTCTGGACTCGTAACTAGTCGTGGGATCGCGCGTGGGGAAAGTTGACCTCCAGACGACGGGAACCTTGTTATCGAGGATCGATTCCCCGCTGCATTCCGACACTAATTGCAGAAACGTCGCGTTTAATTATCCGCAGCCATTTCTCGCGCCCTTAACGGAAAAACTGGTACGCTACGACCCTTTGGACAGTCGAGTGCCAGAGATAGCGATAAACGACGCACAACAATGATCGTTTGCACTGTCTGCGGAACGAATCAAGCTCGTCGAGTCACGGAACTCGGCAATTAGATGCGGACAGGTGGTCGCGTGTGTACGAACGAAGAAACTGCTCGTCCATTCCGTAACACGAGAACGAATGTTCGCTGGTCGAACTCGAGGAATCCACGGGACCATCGAACCCATCTTCCTCTATGTAAATCGAACGAATCTCCATCCCTTTTCGAGGGAACAAGTACTCGAAGTGAGTTAAACGCTTGGACCGTAAAAGATCGAGGATGAATCGGTCGACGAGCGATCGTGCCGCGGAGATCGAGGCTGGATCGTTGGATCGCGAGTCTCTGGAGATCCCGAAGACTCCGAAGCGAGGTCTGAAGAGACGCGACAAAGTGGCGGACGCCGTCTCCAAGGAGCCATCGGACCCGGAAAACAATTCTGTAAAGGTTCCATCGAAGTCCGCGAAGAAAGGAGAGGAGAACGCGGAAAGCAAATGGAAGAAGTTCTGGGAGAGTAACAGGGACAGGTTCAAGCATAAATCCGAGGAGGACGCGAACGTGGAGGCCGAGGCTATCGATCGATTCGAAGACCTCGATAAGAACGATAAAACCACCGACGCGAATAATGGTAATCGTTTACCGCGTTGACTGGCCGATTTCGACGATCTTTAAGCATGATGGAGAATTATTTAGTCGCGATACGTTCGTAAATAGTACATTTTATGAAAATCAAAGTCAGTCTTGGAATAAACGATCCTTGGATTTATCATTGCAAGCGAATGGAAATGAAAATTCCCCCTCCACTGTACGGTAAAGGTCGTGGAAATCAACGAGGTCGTTAACGCggtaaataattaccaaaataaCATTCCAGAGGAGTCGTCGAGTAACAACGAGACTCTGGCAGCCGATCAAGATACCTCCGAGACCAGGTCCGAGGACGCGTCGCGGAGCAATGCGGAAAAAGACGAAAATACCACGTCTGAAAGTAATTTCTTCGTGGATCTCGAGGACGAGAAGGGAAATCTGTCGACGATCAGGGGCGATCCATCTTCGAGAAGATGGAGCTCGTTGGAGAACCTGAGGGCGAAGATGGAGAACGCTGGATCGTCCGGGACGAAGGTCTGTCGATCCGTCGAGGGTCTGTCGATCGAGAAGCCAGCTAAGGTCAAAGAGAAGAGAACCATCGGCTCGTTGAAGTCCTCCTTCGAGAAGAAGATGGGCTCTGTGGAGAGGATGCTGGAGGATCACATGGAGAGGATACTGGAGGAGAACGTGCAGAAGCATCCGTGGCTGTTGCCCATAGAGGCCTGGATCGTCGATCGTTGCAAGGTCTCCGAATCGGCGAAGAGATCGAGCGAGGATTCGAGTTACGACGTTCGGTTCAACGCGACGGAGAACGAGACCGAGGAGAAGAGGTTGGAGAGCAGGGCGGAGATCTTGAAGAAGCCTAAGAAAGACTCTCCGAAATCGGAGAGAACGGGATTCGACGCTGGTCAGTTGATCTCACGGTTGAGGAAGAACGAGGAAGCCAATGTGGCGAAGGTGGATGGTGCTCCGGAGGCCAAGGACGCCAAGcatcaggatctgttcgacaagctgAAAGACAATGTTAAGGAGAAAATGGAAGATATCCATAGGGTAGAGTTTGGAACTTTGCGTAGACcatttgtaataaaattatctGAAACTAGTTTACTTCGCCATTTGATATCGTGTGTGGTGTCTTTCACGAAGACAGGACCGTTTGAACGCGCCTTattttcactgttgcagtacttCCAACGGACCAATCGATTGGCAGACGTAAATAGACGCTTGAAATCGCAAATATGGAGCTCCGTGGTGACGATTGTTCTGGTCGAGGCGAAGAATCTGCTGCCGATGGATATAGACGGGCTGTCGGATCCCTACGTCAAGTTTCGGTATGAAATTATTTATCATTCTGTCGAATATTACTCGCCGCGTCGTAAAATCGATCGTTCCTCGCTTGTACAGATTAGGAACGGAGAAGTACAAGTCGAAGGTGGTGCACAAGACCCTGAGCCCGGTCTGGCTGGAGCAGTTCGACCTCCATCTTTACGAGGACCCGTACTTGGGCCAGGAACTGGAGGTGACGGTTTGGGATCGCGACAAAAGTCATCAGGACGATCTGATGGGGAGGACGGTGATCGATTTGGCGACCCTCGAACGCGAGACTACTCATCGGCTATGGCGTGACCTCGAGGAAGGCTCTGGTAGCATCTTCTTGTTGTTGACTATCAGTGGTACCACCGCCAGCGAAACCATCAGCGATCTGGCGGCTCACGAGGAAACGCCTCGCGAACGCGAACAGATGTACCAGAGGTACGCCGTGTTGAACACGTTGCAGAGGATACGGGACGTTGGTCATCTGACAGTGAAGGTAGTTGGCACGAACCTTTTTTGGCGTTCCTCGATTATTCCTCAAACTATGGTTTCCGAGAAGCAATTTACACTGTTATTTTCAGAATAAGATCGGTATTGTCACAATCTAGGTTCGAGGATTGTGGGGTTCGTTTCTGGACCGTTTCCAAATTGTGCAAATATATTCACGTCTCTATCGATAACGTATATTTGTAGCCTCAAACACTATAGTATCGAAACCattgtgaaataaaaatttgtatctTATAAACGGGTGCTCCttcgtgcaataatcgagggGCTAGTATATGGAACGACGAAAGGTGGTAGAAAATGTTATTACTTACCCATGTATCTGTAACTGTGTAGGTATTCAGGGCCCAGGGTCTCGCTGCAGCCGATTTAGGGGGGAAAAGCGATCCCTTCTGCGTCCTCGAGTTGGTGAACGCCAGATTGCAGACTCAAACGGAGTACAAGACGCTCGCGCCAAACTGGCAAAAGATCTTCACTTTGTGAGTTGTCGAAAAGTAAAGCCAGATACTGTGATCCGAGTTTTTCTATCAAATAAATTTGGATCACGGTACCATTGCAAAGTAAAGTAATTAAACGTGATgatatattttcagtaacgTGAAGGATATAAATTCGGTGCTAGAGGTGACCGTGTACGACGAGGACAGGGACCATAAAGTAGAGTTTCTTGGCAAGGTCGCCATACCGCTGCTGAGAATCAGAAACGGCGAGAAGAGGTGGTACGCGTTGAAGGACAAGAAACTGAGAGGCAGGGCCAAGGGCAACACGCCCCAAATCCTTTTGGAGATGACCGTCGTTTGGAACGTGTTCAGGGCCTGCGTTCGAACGCTGAATCCCAAAGAGAAGAAGTACATGGAGCCTGAGATCAAATTCAAGAGGCAGGTCTTTCTGCGGAACGTTCTCAGGCTGAAGGCCATCATCATCATCTTCATCGACATTGGAAAATACGTGCAGTACGTGTTTCGTCACCctcaatttaataattataatttggcTCGTTTAATTTTAACGGAGTTGATATAATTAGGAGCTGCTGGGAATGGGAAAGTAAAATGAGAAGCATCATCGCCTTGGTTTTCTTCATTCTTGCCTGTTACTACTTCGAGCCTTACATGATCCCCGGTGCGGCACTACTTATTCTGTTAAGATATTATCTGGTACGTCAGGATATTACTTCTTCACCACTAATTATTTCTAATCACATTTTTTCGCTCTTCGATGATCTTTGCTAACCTATTAGTGCTTATAGGAAACCTGAACTAACGTAGAAATCCTTATTCAGTAACGATTGCGACGTTGATCGTAGAACACCCGTTAAAAAATAGATTTTTTAAGAAGCTCGTAAATTGTTGTTTAGAAGAAACCATCCATGTACCGTTGAGCGAGGTGGAGGTGCACATTCGTTAAATCTGTTATCGCTATTAGCGTCACTTAACAGAGATTAGTGTCTTCCTTCCtgagttaaataaaatttaaaccgAGCATGAGCGTAGATTGTAATCGACCAGCAACCGTATCTGtagaatttttaacaatttcttgTTCAATTTCTACACTCTGATCAAATCTTCATCCCTCTGATAGTTTCTTCTATATTAATTATTGGGCTTAGTCTTCGAACGTGCTTAATTAATACACCGGTAATCCCAAATACATGCACATAACTTGTACACGAGTCGAACGCTTGACGACCTTTGCCTGCATCGCTGCATGCGCCCACCTTCTTCGCTACTCCGCCCAGCTTTACGAAGACGGAAGTGGGCTGAATCAATGGATTTCCGGACAGGTCGCGGTGATAACCGGCACGCCTCTGTCCCATTACACGGGCTCCCATTTCCACGACGACGGCGACGACGGTCCAACCACACCGggagacgacgacgacgacgacgacgacaaagATAAAGTGAGTTTCGACTGATTAAATTTATTCTATAGTTTTTCTCCGTCCATTTTCGATACTCTGCGAGCGTACGATATACGTGGTTTCAGGAAGAGAAGAAAAGTCTGAAGGAAAGATTGCAGGCGATACAGGAAGTGACCCAGACCGTTCAGAATTCAATCGGCTACATAGCCAGCCTTTGCGAGAGGGTGAAGAATCTCTTCAATTTCACTGTCCCCTATCTGAGTTACTTGGCGATAATGCTGGTGATCCTCGCGGCCACTGTTCTATATTTCATCCCTGTCAGATACCTTATCCTGGCCTGGGGTGTGAATAAGTTCTCCAGAAAGATCGTTCGACCTCACTCGGTTCCGAACAACGAGGTTCTCGATCTCGTGTCCAGAGTGCCCGACGACGAGGAGCTACTTAATTACAGGTGATTGACGCCGATTTCATTCAATATTTATTATCTTTCTCGAAACGTATACACTGGTTACCTATTTCGATTACAATACAGACAAAGTAATTCGTTAAAGagtatttataattaaaaaaacagTCTTGAATCAACGAG
The sequence above is a segment of the Colletes latitarsis isolate SP2378_abdomen chromosome 6, iyColLati1, whole genome shotgun sequence genome. Coding sequences within it:
- the Mctp gene encoding multiple C2 domain and transmembrane region protein isoform X6, which translates into the protein MGAAQLDLTNLDLGQPQDIALELKDPARPKQHLGEIYLTTTLWPRNQQDKEQYFQRTNRLADVNRRLKSQIWSSVVTIVLVEAKNLLPMDIDGLSDPYVKFRLGTEKYKSKVVHKTLSPVWLEQFDLHLYEDPYLGQELEVTVWDRDKSHQDDLMGRTVIDLATLERETTHRLWRDLEEGSGSIFLLLTISGTTASETISDLAAHEETPREREQMYQRYAVLNTLQRIRDVGHLTVKVFRAQGLAAADLGGKSDPFCVLELVNARLQTQTEYKTLAPNWQKIFTFNVKDINSVLEVTVYDEDRDHKVEFLGKVAIPLLRIRNGEKRWYALKDKKLRGRAKGNTPQILLEMTVVWNVFRACVRTLNPKEKKYMEPEIKFKRQVFLRNVLRLKAIIIIFIDIGKYVQSCWEWESKMRSIIALVFFILACYYFEPYMIPGAALLILLRYYLLYEDGSGLNQWISGQVAVITGTPLSHYTGSHFHDDGDDGPTTPGDDDDDDDDKDKEEKKSLKERLQAIQEVTQTVQNSIGYIASLCERVKNLFNFTVPYLSYLAIMLVILAATVLYFIPVRYLILAWGVNKFSRKIVRPHSVPNNEVLDLVSRVPDDEELLNYRELKPLSTADCEKSGASGSPGHSNLTRREQRKRQKAA